From the genome of Cedecea lapagei, one region includes:
- the fldA gene encoding flavodoxin FldA, whose product MAIVGIFFGSDTGNTENIAKMIQKQLGKDVAEVHDIAKSSKEDLEGFDILLLGIPTWYYGEAQCDWDDFFPTLEEVDFNGKLVALFGCGDQEDYAEYFCDALGTIRDIIEPRGAAIVGHWPTAGYHFEASKGLADDNNFVGLAIDEDRQPELTAERVEKWVKQVSEELNLADIINA is encoded by the coding sequence ATGGCAATCGTAGGCATTTTTTTCGGCAGCGACACCGGTAACACCGAAAATATCGCGAAAATGATTCAAAAACAGCTCGGTAAAGACGTTGCTGAGGTGCATGACATTGCTAAAAGCAGCAAAGAAGATCTCGAAGGCTTCGATATTCTGTTACTCGGCATCCCGACCTGGTACTACGGCGAAGCGCAGTGCGACTGGGACGACTTCTTCCCTACCCTGGAAGAGGTCGATTTCAACGGTAAACTGGTTGCGCTGTTTGGCTGTGGCGACCAGGAAGACTATGCGGAATACTTCTGTGATGCGCTGGGCACCATTCGCGACATCATCGAACCTCGCGGCGCCGCTATCGTGGGCCACTGGCCAACCGCTGGCTACCACTTCGAAGCCTCCAAAGGCCTGGCAGACGACAATAATTTTGTTGGCCTGGCCATCGATGAAGACCGCCAGCCGGAGCTGACCGCCGAGCGCGTTGAGAAGTGGGTAAAACAGGTTTCTGAAGAACTGAATCTTGCCGACATCATTAATGCCTGA
- the ybfF gene encoding esterase, with the protein MKLNARLQTAQQSHNYSPVVLIHGLFGSLDNLGILARDLGKDRTLLQIDLRNHGLSPRSDEMSYTAMAGDVLDTLDDYGIEKATFIGHSMGGKVAMALTAIAAERIDKLVIIDIAPVNYRIRRHDEIFAAIRAVTEAGATTRQQATQIMREHVKEEGVIQFLLKSFADGEWKFNVPVLWEQYDSIVGWQPVPAWPHPALFIRGGNSPYVDESHREALLSQFPQARAHVIAGAGHWVHAEKPDAVLRAIHRFIDAESKN; encoded by the coding sequence ATGAAATTAAATGCTCGCCTGCAAACTGCGCAACAATCGCATAACTATTCTCCTGTCGTGCTGATCCACGGCCTGTTCGGCAGCCTGGATAACCTTGGGATACTGGCACGGGACCTGGGCAAAGATCGTACCCTGCTGCAGATAGATCTACGCAATCACGGGCTGTCTCCCCGAAGCGATGAAATGAGCTATACCGCAATGGCCGGCGACGTTCTGGACACCCTGGACGATTATGGCATCGAGAAAGCGACGTTTATCGGCCACTCCATGGGCGGCAAAGTAGCCATGGCCCTGACGGCGATTGCCGCAGAGCGCATCGATAAGCTGGTGATCATTGATATCGCTCCAGTTAACTATCGAATACGCCGGCATGACGAGATTTTCGCGGCAATTCGTGCGGTCACTGAAGCGGGCGCCACCACACGCCAGCAGGCAACGCAAATCATGCGTGAACATGTAAAAGAAGAAGGCGTGATTCAGTTTCTGCTGAAATCCTTCGCCGACGGCGAGTGGAAATTCAACGTGCCGGTGCTTTGGGAGCAGTACGACAGTATCGTTGGCTGGCAACCGGTTCCCGCCTGGCCCCATCCCGCCTTATTTATTCGCGGCGGAAACTCTCCCTATGTTGATGAAAGCCACCGCGAGGCGCTCTTAAGCCAGTTCCCGCAGGCTCGCGCCCACGTTATCGCCGGCGCAGGCCACTGGGTTCATGCTGAAAAACCGGACGCCGTGTTACGTGCGATACATCGATTTATCGACGCAGAATCGAAAAACTGA
- the seqA gene encoding replication initiation negative regulator SeqA encodes MKTIEVDDELYRYIASQTKHIGESASDILRRMLKFTAGQTPAATPVPAAPERTAAPVVEEKPANTARNRVRAVRELLLSDEYAAQNKAVNRFMMVLSTLYQLDAKTFGEATESLHGRTRVYFAGDEQTLLANGNQTKPKHVPGTPYWVITNTNTGRKCSMIEHIMQSMQFPAELIEKVCGTI; translated from the coding sequence ATGAAAACAATCGAAGTTGATGACGAGCTTTACCGCTACATTGCCAGCCAGACTAAGCACATTGGCGAGAGCGCGTCAGACATTTTACGGCGCATGCTTAAATTTACCGCCGGGCAAACACCAGCAGCCACTCCTGTGCCAGCCGCGCCTGAGCGTACTGCGGCGCCCGTTGTTGAAGAAAAACCTGCGAATACCGCCCGCAACCGCGTACGCGCCGTTCGCGAGCTGCTGCTTTCGGACGAATATGCAGCTCAGAACAAAGCCGTAAACCGCTTTATGATGGTGCTGTCCACGCTGTATCAGCTGGACGCTAAGACCTTCGGTGAGGCGACAGAATCCCTGCATGGCCGCACCCGTGTCTATTTTGCCGGCGATGAGCAAACGCTGCTGGCAAACGGCAATCAAACCAAGCCTAAACATGTTCCGGGCACCCCATACTGGGTGATCACCAATACGAATACTGGCCGTAAATGCAGCATGATCGAACACATCATGCAGTCAATGCAGTTCCCTGCGGAGCTGATTGAAAAGGTTTGCGGCACTATTTAA
- the ybfE gene encoding LexA regulated protein codes for MAKEQTDRTTLDLFADERRPGRPKTNPLSRDEQLRINKRNQLKRDKVRGLKRVELKLNNDAVDALNQLADARSISRSELIEEMLLEQLKKLG; via the coding sequence ATGGCAAAAGAACAAACGGACCGTACTACATTAGATCTGTTCGCGGACGAGCGTCGCCCCGGGCGGCCTAAAACCAATCCGCTCTCGCGCGATGAGCAGCTGCGTATCAACAAACGCAATCAGCTGAAGCGCGATAAAGTGCGTGGTTTGAAGCGAGTTGAGCTAAAACTGAACAATGATGCGGTCGACGCCCTTAACCAGCTTGCCGACGCCCGCAGCATAAGTCGTAGCGAACTGATCGAAGAGATGCTGCTCGAGCAGCTTAAAAAGCTGGGGTAG
- the chiQ gene encoding ChiQ/YbfN family lipoprotein produces MKKILLLTAAVFTLSACVQPPAPKEDSRLKQAYSACINTAEGNPDKIEACQSVLDVLRQEKQHKAFVEKETVSVLDYQKCIQARKSGNDEAAKSRCDKIWQEIRANNS; encoded by the coding sequence ATGAAAAAAATCCTGCTGCTTACTGCCGCGGTTTTCACGCTCTCCGCCTGCGTTCAGCCGCCTGCGCCGAAGGAAGATTCACGCCTGAAACAGGCCTACAGCGCCTGCATTAATACCGCAGAAGGCAATCCGGATAAAATCGAAGCCTGTCAGAGCGTGCTGGACGTCCTGCGCCAGGAGAAGCAGCACAAAGCGTTTGTTGAAAAAGAGACGGTGAGCGTGCTGGATTACCAGAAATGTATTCAGGCCAGAAAGAGCGGCAATGATGAAGCCGCGAAGAGTCGTTGCGATAAAATCTGGCAAGAAATTCGCGCGAACAACAGCTGA
- the fur gene encoding ferric iron uptake transcriptional regulator, with product MTDNNTALKKAGLKVTLPRLKILEVLQEPVNHHVSAEDLYKRLIDMGEEIGLATVYRVLNQFDDAGIVTRHNFEGGKSVFELTQQHHHDHLICLDCGKVIEFSDDSIESRQREIATRHGIRLTNHSLYLYGHCAEGDCREDDTAHDPK from the coding sequence ATGACTGACAACAATACCGCATTAAAGAAGGCCGGCTTGAAAGTCACGCTTCCGCGATTAAAAATCCTCGAAGTGCTGCAAGAGCCGGTAAATCATCACGTCAGCGCGGAAGACTTATATAAACGTCTGATCGACATGGGCGAAGAAATTGGCCTGGCAACGGTGTACCGCGTGCTGAACCAGTTTGATGATGCCGGGATCGTCACCCGCCATAACTTTGAAGGCGGCAAGTCCGTTTTCGAGCTGACCCAGCAGCATCATCACGATCACCTTATCTGCCTCGACTGCGGCAAAGTGATTGAGTTCAGCGATGATTCCATTGAATCACGCCAGCGTGAAATTGCCACACGCCACGGTATCCGCCTGACCAACCACAGTCTCTATCTTTACGGACACTGTGCAGAAGGCGACTGCCGTGAAGACGATACCGCGCACGATCCTAAATAA
- the glnS gene encoding glutamine--tRNA ligase encodes MSEAEARPTNFIRQIIDEDLANGKHTSICTRFPPEPNGYLHIGHAKSICLNFGIAQDYQGHCNLRFDDTNPVKEDIEYVESIKHDVEWLGFHWSGNVRYSSDYFDQLFNYAVELINKGLAYVDELSPEQIREYRGSLTAPGKNSPFRDRSVEENLALFEKMRNGEFAEGTACLRAKIDMASPFIVMRDPVLYRIKFADHHQTGSKWCIYPMYDFTHCISDALEGITHSLCTLEFQDNRRLYDWVLDNISIPAHPRQYEFSRLNLEYAIMSKRKLNLLVTEKIVEGWDDPRMPTISGLRRRGYTAASIREFCKRIGVTKQDNTVEMASLESCIRDDLNENAPRAMAVLDPVKVIITNYPQGGEETVTMPNHPNKPEMGSREVPFSGEVYIDRADFREEANKQYKRLVLGKEVRLRNAYVIKAERVEKDAEGNITELYCTYDPETLSKDPADGRKVKGVIHWVSAAHALPVEIRLYDRLFSVANPGAAEDFLSTINADSLVIRQGFVEPSLQNAEKGKAYQFEREGYFCLDSRYTTAEKLVFNRTVGLRDTWAKIGE; translated from the coding sequence ATGAGTGAGGCTGAAGCCCGCCCAACTAACTTTATTCGTCAGATTATTGATGAAGACCTGGCGAACGGTAAGCACACCAGTATTTGCACCCGTTTTCCGCCTGAGCCGAATGGCTATCTGCATATCGGCCATGCAAAGTCTATCTGCCTGAACTTTGGCATTGCCCAGGACTACCAGGGGCACTGCAACCTGCGCTTCGATGACACAAACCCGGTAAAAGAAGACATCGAATACGTAGAGTCCATCAAACACGACGTTGAATGGCTGGGCTTCCACTGGTCCGGTAACGTGCGTTATTCGTCTGACTATTTTGACCAGCTGTTTAACTATGCCGTTGAGCTGATTAACAAAGGCCTGGCCTATGTGGATGAGCTGAGCCCGGAACAAATCCGTGAATACCGTGGCTCCCTGACTGCGCCAGGCAAAAACAGCCCGTTCCGCGATCGCAGCGTTGAGGAAAACCTCGCGCTGTTCGAGAAAATGCGCAACGGTGAATTCGCCGAGGGTACTGCCTGCCTGCGCGCCAAAATTGATATGGCTTCGCCGTTTATCGTGATGCGCGATCCGGTGCTGTACCGCATTAAATTTGCCGACCACCACCAGACCGGCAGCAAGTGGTGCATCTATCCGATGTATGACTTCACCCACTGCATTTCCGATGCGCTGGAAGGGATCACGCACTCGCTGTGTACCCTTGAGTTCCAGGATAACCGCCGCCTGTATGACTGGGTGCTGGATAACATCAGCATTCCTGCTCATCCGCGCCAGTACGAGTTTTCTCGCCTCAACCTCGAATATGCCATCATGTCCAAGCGCAAGCTTAACCTGCTGGTGACCGAGAAGATTGTTGAAGGCTGGGATGACCCGCGTATGCCGACGATCTCCGGCCTGCGCCGTCGCGGCTACACCGCAGCGTCTATTCGTGAATTCTGTAAGCGCATCGGTGTGACCAAGCAGGACAACACCGTAGAGATGGCTTCTCTGGAATCGTGCATCCGTGACGATCTGAACGAGAACGCGCCGCGCGCGATGGCCGTGCTGGATCCGGTAAAAGTTATCATCACTAACTACCCGCAGGGTGGGGAAGAGACGGTGACCATGCCGAATCACCCGAACAAACCTGAGATGGGCAGTCGTGAAGTGCCGTTCAGCGGTGAAGTGTATATCGACCGCGCCGACTTCCGCGAAGAAGCGAACAAGCAGTACAAGCGTCTGGTGCTGGGTAAAGAAGTTCGTCTGCGTAATGCCTATGTGATCAAAGCCGAGCGCGTAGAAAAAGATGCGGAAGGCAACATCACCGAGCTGTACTGCACCTACGACCCGGAAACCCTGAGCAAGGATCCGGCAGACGGCCGCAAAGTGAAAGGTGTGATCCACTGGGTGAGCGCTGCACATGCTCTGCCGGTTGAGATCCGCCTGTATGACCGCCTGTTTAGCGTTGCGAACCCAGGGGCTGCGGAAGACTTCTTGTCTACCATTAACGCTGACTCGCTGGTTATTCGTCAGGGCTTTGTTGAGCCAAGCCTGCAGAACGCAGAAAAAGGTAAGGCTTATCAGTTCGAGCGTGAAGGGTACTTCTGCCTCGACAGCCGCTACACAACCGCAGAAAAACTGGTGTTTAACCGCACCGTTGGCCTGCGTGATACCTGGGCAAAAATCGGCGAATAA
- the chiP gene encoding chitoporin ChiP: MRTFSGKRSALALAIASVTALSGFVVAPQVSAAGFVDDSTLTGGIYYWQRERDRKDVTDGKYKTNLSHSTWNANLDFQSGYAADMFGLDIAAFTAIEMAEDSASGHPNEIAFSSKNRTYDEDYSGDKGGISLYKAAAKFKYGPVWARAGYIQPTGQTLLAPHWSFMPGTYQGAEAGAAFDYGDAGALSFSYMWTNEYKAPWHLETDKFYQNDKKTKVDYLHSIGAKYDFKNDLILEAAFGQAEGFVDQYFAKASYKFDVAGSPLSTSYQFYGTRDKASNNTINDIYDGTAWLQALTFGYKVGQVDLRLEGTMVRAEGQQGYFLQRMTPTYASSNGRLDVWWDNRSDFNANGEKAVFFGAMYDLSNWNLPGWAVGGSYVYAWDAKPATWALDASGNRQDIASNKIKESSYSLDAMYTVQEGRAKGTLFKLHFTQYDNHSDIPSWGGGYGNIFQDERDVKFIVIAPFTIF; the protein is encoded by the coding sequence ATGCGTACGTTTAGTGGCAAACGTAGTGCGCTTGCTCTTGCTATTGCAAGTGTTACCGCTCTTTCTGGTTTTGTGGTGGCTCCGCAGGTTAGCGCCGCGGGCTTTGTTGATGACTCTACCCTGACCGGCGGCATCTATTACTGGCAGCGTGAACGTGACCGTAAAGACGTAACCGACGGTAAGTACAAAACCAACCTGTCGCACTCAACATGGAACGCCAACCTCGACTTCCAGTCGGGCTATGCAGCCGATATGTTTGGTCTGGATATCGCCGCTTTTACCGCCATTGAAATGGCCGAAGACAGCGCCAGCGGCCACCCAAACGAAATTGCGTTCTCCTCGAAAAACAGAACCTACGACGAAGACTACTCCGGCGATAAAGGCGGCATCAGCCTTTATAAAGCCGCAGCCAAATTCAAATATGGCCCGGTCTGGGCGCGTGCGGGCTACATCCAGCCCACCGGCCAGACGCTGTTAGCGCCACACTGGAGCTTTATGCCAGGTACCTACCAGGGGGCTGAAGCCGGGGCGGCATTCGACTACGGTGATGCCGGCGCGCTGAGCTTCTCCTACATGTGGACCAACGAGTACAAGGCGCCCTGGCACCTGGAAACGGACAAGTTTTACCAGAACGATAAAAAGACCAAAGTTGATTATCTGCACTCCATCGGCGCGAAGTATGACTTTAAAAACGACCTGATTCTGGAGGCCGCATTTGGCCAGGCTGAAGGCTTTGTTGACCAGTACTTCGCAAAAGCGAGCTATAAATTCGACGTTGCTGGCAGCCCGCTGAGCACCAGCTACCAGTTCTACGGCACCCGCGATAAAGCCTCTAACAACACCATCAACGATATCTACGACGGTACCGCGTGGCTGCAGGCGCTGACCTTCGGCTATAAGGTTGGTCAGGTTGACCTCCGTCTGGAAGGGACCATGGTCAGGGCAGAAGGCCAGCAGGGCTACTTCCTGCAGCGTATGACGCCGACCTACGCCTCTTCAAACGGTCGTCTCGACGTATGGTGGGATAACCGTTCTGACTTTAACGCCAACGGCGAAAAAGCCGTGTTCTTCGGCGCCATGTATGACCTGAGCAACTGGAATCTGCCGGGCTGGGCTGTGGGAGGCTCCTATGTTTATGCATGGGATGCAAAACCTGCCACATGGGCGCTTGATGCCTCCGGCAACCGCCAGGACATCGCGTCTAACAAGATTAAAGAGTCTTCATACAGTCTGGATGCCATGTACACCGTGCAGGAAGGCCGAGCTAAGGGCACGCTGTTCAAGCTGCACTTCACCCAGTACGACAACCACTCCGATATTCCAAGCTGGGGCGGGGGTTACGGCAACATCTTCCAGGATGAGCGTGACGTGAAATTCATCGTTATTGCTCCGTTCACCATCTTCTGA